A single Glycine soja cultivar W05 chromosome 14, ASM419377v2, whole genome shotgun sequence DNA region contains:
- the LOC114383072 gene encoding uncharacterized protein LOC114383072, which translates to MINTLLLVMCLVTSGARHKVHGTQNVLQEDLELERQLELLNKPPIKSIHTNLGYIVDCIDINKQPAFDHPLLKNHKLQRKPSFQKSIGKTSVKKSPTRPLLVLQKDQCPTGTVPIRRTTKDDLIREKSFLNYHIMTQDIPGVHIAEVSLSSLYGPYYGVIGSNNVFNPRVSRKDQVSSSHLWVQNGPVEAANKIAAGWHVAPQLYGDDKTYIYSAWTSDNFERTGCYNIRCSGFVQISKVNYLGTHVNNYSTYGGTQLEFIISITQDPVTKNWWLNMANINIGYFPAALFSNMTSADQVGWGGRTRTPPNTPSPPMGSGHFPDHTFHHACYFTFVSFQNEATRNYGIGPHGAQTFSDRSDCFGVRYLGYIAEEVGYSLQFGGPGGSCGN; encoded by the exons atgatcaatACATTGCTCCTTGTAATGTGTCTAGTAACTAGCGGTGCTAGGCATAAAGTTCATGGTACTCAAAATGTACTACAAGAAGATTTGGAGTTGGAAAGACAACTAGAGCTCCTTAACAAACCTCCTATCAAGAGTATTCAT ACAAATCTTGGGTACATTGTTGATTGCATTGATATTAACAAGCAACCAGCATTTGACCATCCTTTATTGAAGAACCACAAGCTCCAG AGAAAACCCAgctttcaaaaatcaatagGAAAAACAAGTGTGAAGAAATCACCAACTAGGCCATTACTTGTGCTTCAGAAGGACCAGTGTCCAACAGGGACTGTACCTATTCGAagaacaacaaaagatgatcTCATTCGTGAAAAATCATTCTTAAATTATCACATAATGACTCAAGATATTCCCGGTGTTCAT ATTGCAGAAGTATCTCTTTCATCATTATATGGTCCTTATTATGGAGTTATTGGATCAAATAATGTGTTTAATCCAAGAGTTAGTAGGAAGGATCAAGTTAGTTCTTCTCATTTATGGGTTCAAAATGGACCAGTGGAAGCTGCTAACAAAATCGCTGCAGGATGGCAT GTGGCTCCACAATTATATGGTGATGATAAAACCTATATTTACTCGGCATGGACG TCAGATAATTTCGAGCGGACAGGGTGCTACAATATTCGATGTTCAGGTTTTGTTCAGATAAGCAAAGTAAATTACCTTGGTACACATGTGAACAATTATTCTACCTACGGTGGAACGCAGCTTGAATTTATCATTTCTATTACTCAG GATCCAGTGACCAAAAACTGGTGGTTAAATATGGCAAATATAAATATTGGATATTTTCCAGCAGCCTTGTTCTCCAACATGACCTCAGCTGATCAAGTGGGGTGGGGTGGGCGAACAAGAACTCCTCCTAATACTCCTAGTCCCCCAATGGGATCTGGACACTTTCCTGATCATACTTTTCATCATGCGTGTTATTTTACATTTGTCTCGTTTCAAAATGAAGCAACAAGAAATTATGGAATTGGACCACATGGAGCACAAACATTCTCTGATAGATCTGATTGTTTTGGTGTTCGATACTTGGGATATATTGCAGAGGAGGTTGGATATTCTCTCCAATTTGGAGGACCCGGTGGTAGTTgtggaaattaa